A genomic stretch from Thunnus maccoyii chromosome 19, fThuMac1.1, whole genome shotgun sequence includes:
- the LOC121885298 gene encoding folylpolyglutamate synthase, mitochondrial-like codes for MACMSRVWQRGSGLAARLRQQHCACSLAGFSVRHYSTKTAPHIPGMEYQDAICTLNTLQTNASALDQVRQERSHPQLQLQAMRGFLERAGLTVEELDHLNIIHVTGTKGKGSTCAFTEQILRSYGFRTGFYSSPHLVQVRERIRINGQPIGKELFTKYFWQVYGRLDETKEAHGGTMPAYFRFLTILAFHVFLQEKVDLAVIEVGIGGAYDCTNIIRRPWVCGISSLGIDHTQILGDTIEKIAWQKGGIFKTGVPAFTVKQPEDAMAVLKDRAKERRCPLWVCPELESYQADCGPLHLGLAGQHQRSNASLALQLSHSWLQRRCLPDESFPSTSVKSTGVLPATSFKPSPIMVKGLADTEWPGRNQTLKHGPVTYFLDGAHTMRSMQACVHWFKETAAQHERKASGPVARVLLFNATGERDSAAMLKLLVPCHFDFAVFCPNITEAIASCNADQQNFNVSVENMLTRCLDNERSWRLHNSTGDNEGTQLLIEDSLPLVPEKKADTLVFPCILSALQWITQGRDSVLADPAERVLAVKPSIMAKAAPLCDVAEIHVLITGSLHLVGGVLKHLDPASSK; via the exons ATGGCGTGCATGTCGCGCGTGTGGCAGCGGGGCTCCGGGCTTGCCGCGCGGCTCCGACAGCAGCACTGTGCGTGCAGTTTGGCGGGTTTTTCAGTAAGACACTACAGCACCAAGACGGCTCCTCACATACCCGGCATGGAGTACCAG GATGCCATTTGCACTCTGAACACACTACAGACTAATGCCAGCGCTCTGGATCAGGTACGCCAAGAGCGGAGCCACCCTCAGCTGCAGCTCCAGGCCATGAGAGGCTTCCTGGAACGAGCCGGACTCACA gtGGAAGAACTAGATCATCTCAATATCATTCATGTGACCGGGACAAAGGGCAAG GGGTCAACATGTGCGTTCACAGAGCAGATTCTGAGAAGTTATGGCTTCCGCACAGGATTTTACAG TTCCCCACATTTGGTACAAGTCAGGGAGAGGATTCGAATCAACGGACAACCAATTGGGAAAGAGCTCTTCACTAAATACTTCTGGCAGGTTTATGGACGGCTGGATGAAACTAAG GAAGCCCATGGAGGGACAATGCCAGCTTACTTCCGTTTCCTCACCATCTTGGCCTTCCATGTCTTTCTTCAGGAGAAG GTGGATTTAGCTGTGATTGAAGTTGGAATTGGTGGAGCATACGACTGTACTAACATTATACG GAGGCCATGGGTGTGTGGCATCTCCTCTCTTGGTATAGACCACACTCAGATTCTTGGAGACACCATTGAAAAGATCGCCTGGCAAAAAGGAGGCATCTTTAAG ACAGGGGTTCCTGCCttcacagtcaaacagccaGAAGATGCAATGGCTGTGCTGAAGGACCGGGCCAAAGAGAGGAGA TGTCCTCTGTGGGTGTGTCCAGAGCTGGAGAGCTACCAGGCAGACTGTGGACCTTTACATCTGGGCCTGGCAGGGCAGCACCAGCGCTCCAATGCCTCCCTGGCCCTCCAGCTGAGTCACAGTTGGCTGCAGAGAAGATGTTTACCAG ATGAAAGCTTTCCTTCCACCAGTGTTAAGAGCACAGGTGTACTTCCAGCAACATCCTTCAAGCCCAGCCCCATCATGGTGAAAG GGCTGGCAGACACAGAGTGGCCTGGTAGGAATCAGACTCTGAAACACGGACCTGTCACCTACTTCCTGGATGGAGCTCATACCATGCGCAGTATGCAGGCCTGTGTACACTGGTTCAAAGAGACTGCTGCCCAGCATGAAAGGAAAGCAAG TGGACCTGTGGCCAGAGTCTTGCTGTTCAATGCCACTGGAgagagagactcagcagccatgCTTAAACTACTGGTG CCGTGTCATTTTGACTTTGCTGTGTTCTGCCCAAACATCACTGAAGCCATCGCTTCTTGTAATGCAG ACCAGCAGAACTTCAACGTCTCAGTTGAGAACATGTTGACTCGCTGCTTGGACAACGAGAGGAGCTGGCGTCTCCACAACAGCACGGGGGACAACGAAGGCACACAGCTGCTGATCGAGGACAGTCTACCTCTGGTCCCTGAAAAGAAAGCAGACACCTTGGTCTTCCCCTGCATCCTTAGCGCCCTCCAGTGGATCACCCAGGGCAGGGATTCAGTGCTGGCAGACCCAGCCGAGAGAGTCCTAGCAGTGAAACCCAGCATCATGGCCAAAGCTGCTCCCCTCTGCGATGTAGCCGAGATCCACGTCCTCATCACCGGAAGCCTGCACCTGGTGGGAGGAGTACTCAAACACCTCGACCCAGCTTCCTCCAAGTAA
- the cdk9 gene encoding cyclin-dependent kinase 9, with amino-acid sequence MQRDKTSNAGGAEKPDREAAIMSKYYDGVEFPFCDEFSKYEKMAKIGQGTFGEVFKAKHRQTGKKVALKKVLMENEKEGFPITALREIKILQLLKHENVVNLIEICRTKATQFNRYKGSIYLVFDFCEHDLAGLLSNANVKFTLAEIKKVMQMLLNGLYYIHRNKILHRDMKAANVLITRDGVLKLADFGLARAFSLAKNSQGNRYTNRVVTLWYRPPELLLGERDYGPPIDLWGGGCIMAEMWTRSPIMQGNTEQHQLTLISQLCGSITAEVWPGVDKKYELYQKMELPKGQKRKVKDRLKAYVKDPYALDLIDKLLVLDPAQRTDSDDALNHDFFWSDPMPSDLKNMLSTHNTSMFEYLAPPRRRGHMPQQQPNQNRNPATTSQTEFDRVF; translated from the exons ATGCAGcgagacaaaacaagcaacgCCGGTGGGGCTGAAAA GCCCGACCGGGAGGCCGCCATCATGTCGAAATACTACGATGGAGTTGAATTTCCTTTCTGTGATGAGTTCtccaaatatgaaaaaatggCCAAAATAGGACAGGGGACCTTTGG GGAGGTGTTCAAAGCGAAGCACAGACAGACCGGCAAGAAGGTTGCACTGAAGAAGGTTCTGAtggaaaatgagaaagaaggG TTCCCAATCACAGCTCTGAGAGAGATCAAGatcctgcagctgctcaaaCATGAGAATGTGGTGAATCTGATAGAGATCTGCAGAACAAAAG CTACTCAGTTCAATAGATACAAAGGCAGCATATACCTGGTGTTTGACTTCTGTGAGCACGATCTGGCCGGGCTGCTGAGTAACGCCAATGTAAAGTTCACTCTGGCAGAGATCAAGAAGGTCATGCAGATGCTGCTCAACGGATTGTACTACATCCACAGAAACAAG ATTCTTCACAGAGACATGAAGGCAGCTAACGTGCTCATCACCAGAGACGGGGTCCTGAAGCTGGCTGACTTCGGTTTGGCTCGAGCCTTCAGCCTGGCCAAAAACAGCCAGGGGAACCGCTACACTAACCGCGTGGTCACACTGTGGTACAGACCTCCAGAGCTGCTGCTGG GTGAGCGAGACTACGGCCCCCCTATCGACCTGTGGGGAGGAGGCTGCATCATGGCAGAGATGTGGACCAGAAGTCCCATCATGCAGGGGAACACAGAGCAGCACCAGCTCACACTTATCAGCCAGCTCTGTGGCTCCATCACTGCTGAG GTGTGGCCTGGTGTGGATAAGAAATACGAGCTGTACCAGAAGATGGAGCTGCCTAAAGGCCAAAAGAGGAAAGTGAAGGATCGTCTCAAAGCTTACGTCAAAGACCCGTACGCTCTGGACCTGATCGACAAGCTGCTGGTCCTGGACCCGGCCCAGCGCACAGACAGCGACGACGCGCTCAACCACGACTTCTTCTGGTCCGACCCCATGCCGTCAGACCTGAAGAACATGCTCTCCACCCACAACACCTCAATGTTTGAATACCTGGCGCCTCCCAGACGGAGAGGCCACATGCCCCAGCAGCAGCCCAACCAGAACAGGAACCCTGCCACCACCAGTCAGACCGAGTTCGATAGAGTGTTTTAG